From the genome of Lotus japonicus ecotype B-129 chromosome 6, LjGifu_v1.2, one region includes:
- the LOC130724671 gene encoding phosphatidate cytidylyltransferase 4, chloroplastic-like produces MAHPQLSNSLSLHPNLIPLYRPLHHHHPPSPFPSLFTKPKPLLRFTRRTAEPVQPRFLVAAVGQAEPERLPQLNAQQEDFLSKSPQQVSQLKNRVVFGLGIGISVGGIVLAGGWVFAAALSAAVFAGAREYFELVRSNGITEGMTPPPRYVSRVCSVICALMPLFVMYRGHIDVSVTSAAFVLAMTLLLQKGSPRFAQLSSAIFGLFYCGYLPCFWVKLRCGLAAPAMNTRIGAIWPVLLGGQAHWTVGLVATLVTISSIISADTFAFLGGKAFGRTPLTSISPKKTWEGTIIGFCGCIATSVVLSRVFSWPLSLPSAIALGVLSFFGSVFGDLTESMIKRDAGVKDSGSLIPGHGGILDRADSYVFTGALAHSFVKTFLPLYGV; encoded by the exons ATGGCTCACCCTCAACTCAGTAACTCGCTCTCTCTCCATCCCAATCTCATTCCCCTTTATCGCcccctccaccaccatcaccctcctTCCCCATTCCCTTCACTCTTcaccaaacccaaacccctcCTCCGGTTCACCCGCCGAACCGCCGAACCGGTTCAACCCCGTTTCCTCGTCGCCGCCGTCGGTCAAGCCGAGCCGGAACGCCTTCCTCAACTCAATGCCCAACAG GAGGATTTTCTCTCAAAATCTCCGCAACAAGTTAGTCAATTAAAGAACAGAGTTGTTTTTGGACTTGGCATTGGGATTTCTGTGGGTGGTATCGTTTTGGCTGGAGGATGGGTTTTCGCAGCTGCCTTGTCTGCTGCTGTCTTTGCTGGCGCACGCGAATACTTTGAATTGGTCCGGAGCAATGGAATTACAGAAGGAATGACACCACCTCCACGCTATGTGTCACGAGTCTGCTCGGTCATTTGTGCCTTAATGCCATTGTTTGTCAT GTATCGTGGTCATATTGATGTTTCTGTGACTTCTGCTGCTTTTGTTTTGGCCATGACATTACTCTTACAAAAAGGAAGTCCCCGTTTTGCACAGCTAAGTAGTGCCATCTTTGGGCTATTTTATTGTGGATATCTTCCCTGCTTTTGGGTTAAGCTTCGATGTGGTTTAGCAGCTCCAGCCATGAACACGA GAATTGGAGCAATATGGCCTGTGCTTCTTGGTGGACAAGCTCATTGGACAGTTGGTCTTGTGGCAACTTTGGTTACCATAAGCAGCATAATTTCAGCTGATACATTTGCATTTCTTGGTGGCAAG GCATTTGGTAGAACACCACTTACTAGCATAAGTCCAAAGAAGACATGGGAGGGTACCATTATCGGCTTTTGTGGGTGTATAGCTACTTCTGTTGTACTGTCAAGAGTTTTCAGCTGGCCATTATCTTTACCAAG CGCAATAGCTCTCGGTGTTCTGAGTTTCTTTGGGTCTGTTTTCGGTGATCTCACTGAATCAATGATTAAACGTGACGCTGGAGTGAAGGATTCTGGTTCCCTAATACCTGGTCATG GTGGAATACTAGACAGAGCAGACAGTTATGTTTTCACGGGTGCGCTTGCACACTCCTTTGTCAAAACCTTTCTACCTCTCTATGGAGTATGA